GCACCCTAGGTACCCCAACTTGCACAGAATGTGATGATTCAGTGCTAAACTTGTAAAACTTGACTCCACCATACCCTAACTTGTACCTCATGTGATGATTTAGTCGCAGGCCAATCACAGCTCGACAATTGGAAGCCAGGTGGCTGGACCGGTCAGCACACGCACTTTTACAGAACCCCCCCTACCGTTTTCTTTAATCAACCCGCGCTCACCTCCACCTAAATTAAATCCCACTCATTAACACACGTTAAGACGTGTTGACTGATCAGAAAATACTACTTAAGTAGTAGACGGCAGTAACAGATAAGTACTAGATAAACTTTGATTGATGAATATATTGATGTAAATATACATATATAGTGATGTGACCGTACCAGTTAAGGTTGTTTAGCACTACTAGTACTACATCAACTAATAGAGAATTATGAATGCCATTTTGAAATGATCGTACTGGACTTCACAATCAGGGGGCCTCTATACCAGTGGCTTTTGCATTAGCTTATTCTGAATGCTAATTAAGTGAGGAACAAAGCAATTAATGCAAAAGACTTCTTTCCCTGTACACCGCCTTTCCGTTGCTTGATTTCTAAATATCATATCCTGAAAGTGACACACGCAAACGACGGCGACGTCCTCGCCGTCCCCTGCGTCGGCCTGCGGGGCGTGGTGAGCTCCCTCGTCGCCTTCTTCATCGTCGTCAGCACCGTCTCCCTGCTGTTCGACCGCGGCCACGAGTCGCAGGTGCAGCTGGCGGTGCAGCATCGGCACCAGGAGGTGAAGGTGGCCGCGGCCGGGCGCCACGAGGCGCAGGTGCAGTGGACGGACGAGCTCATGGGTGAGGCcgtgaggggctccggcgaggagTGCAACTGGTCCGTGGGGCGGTGGGTGTACGACAACGCCTCCCAGCCGCTCAACTCTGGCCTCAACTGCTCCTTCATCTTCGACGAGGTCGCCTGCGAGAAGTATGGCCGGAATGGAGATGGCAGCCCGATGGATGTGATCTTCCGAGGTATGTCTGGCTTTGTTACATTTACATACATGCATGTTTCTCTAGAAAAATAGTTGAGTTGAGAGTGGTTTTCTAGCTCGGTTTTGTTCATTCATgccaacaacaacaaaaatgcaGCATGCCTGAAACTATATAGTACCTACATGCTCTGTGTCAGTGTTGCAAAATTTCGAAACTGAACTCTTGGGGAGTAAAAGGAAAGAGTTTTATGGAATACAAGGGAATTAAAATCTTAGCTTGGTCTCTAGCTGAAACCAAAGGATGCATGATACTAGCAATGGAACAAATCATATATGAGATGGCAAAATGAGTGGGATTGACCTGCTGAACCAGAGGGCAGCGAAAGATCAACAATGAGAAATCTATTTTTTTTCTGCAAAAGTGCGTGCGGGTTGATTAAAGAAAACGGTAGGGGGGTTTCTGCAAAAATGCGTGCGCTGACCGTTCAACCACCTGGCTGCCAATTGTCGAGCTGTGATTGGCCTGGCACTAAATCATCACATGAGGTGAAAGTTGGGGTATGGTGGAGTCAAGTTTTGCAAGTTTGGGACTGAATCATCACATTCTGTGAAAGTTAGGGTACCTGGCGTGCTATTACCTCATGCGAAAATTGAAGCTTTTTCCGGGAGAAAGGTGCCCCATTGTCCGATCCATCCAACCCAAGTTGCTTGCGCTCGCACGCACGGACAAAGAAACTGGAAAATCTGCAGTAAACTCTTGTGTTTTCGTCGACGCATACAAGTCTCGTGGCTGTACGTGCCCGCGGCCCGGTCAGAGCACCGCGGAGCCATGCGTTTCAGTCGTCAAGAAGCCGGCAAGAGATGACCGTGGCAACACCGGCCAGCGCCGGACAGTGACCAGCGGCTGAATCCCCGCGTGCGTCGCGTTGCATTCACTGTGTGGGAAACGCCGGATGCGTGCTGGGGACGACTGCCTTGCCTTGGACGCTGGAGGAGTCAGCGCGGCGCTGCTGATGCCCGCCTGCCGTTGCAGGTAACTGAAAGTGGCCTTTTCCTCCTTGCTTTCCTGCTGAAGATGCTCAGGAAAAATCGTCGGATGCACGGATGGGTCGACCAACCCCCGCCGAGAGGGGCCCCGTCGCCGGCGTCGACGTCGGCGGCGGTTAGGAAGACGACGCCGTTGCGGGTACGGTGACAGACGGAGGAGGAGTGCTGTGCTGACCGAATGCTCTGCTGGGTCGTCGTCATGGAGCGACTAGTTGCAGGTAGCCAGCCAGTGGGTAGCGTAGCTAGCTGACGGACCGGGCGGACGGACTGACAGTGccagggggaggaaggaggaaatGTACGCGCTCGTTCGTGCCGACTGGGATTCCTTCCTAGGACGGCTTCGCTTCTCTCTCGAGGGAAGAACGGAGCGATCGAGGATTAGTTGGGACCAAGGTTTTGGTTACCGAATGAGGCAATTTTACCGAGGGGGACGGATAAATGTGGTTACCACGGTTACCGAGAATATTTCGAGCGAATTTTATAGTTGAATTTTGAATTCAAATAAGTGAATGAACGAATATTCGAACCAGAGACCTCTCAAAACAGGAACTAGGTTGCTACCAACATGCCAGAACCAACTCTCATGGTATTAATTAGATCCTACGTACTTTACTGTAAATCGAGTGTTTAaattcaaaaatttcaaaaaacTGATATTTTTTGCTCGGTATGGCGATTTACCGAGGGGTACGGAAATACGCGGTAACCATGGAAAATCTTGAAATTTCGACCGGTAACCAAAACCTTGGTTGGGACTCACGAGTTGAGCTGCCTTGCTTTCGTTGCGGTTCTTCTTTGAGGTAGGTGCGTTTTTCGGATAGCTTACGTCTTACCATGCACACACGCAGTGATAGTGTGGTTTGAGGTTGGTGTGTTGCGTGGTTAAGAGTTTTAGAAATTCAAGTCGCACCTGTATCATTCGAGGAGAAGCTATCGCGACGATGACATCTCAAGACTGATTTGGTAATCTCGTCTACTCCGTGGCCGTGATTACGCGCTTCTCTCCATATTCTAAATTGATACAGTAAATTAGTAAGCTAACGATAAGCTTGATGATGTTAAACTTCATGCACTAGTCAACGTAACATCAGTTCAAACTGATGAAAAAAAGGTTAGGCAATCTTTATATGCGCTTCAACAAAAGAGACGGTCAGACATCATCTCAGACCACCCACCAAGACCAATCCAATCACACTGCTATGGGCACCACATCCGTTTCTTTCATGCTCTTTATCTAACGTGTTAAATTATGTCTAGTTTATTTTTGGGGCGACACTAGGGGTCGAGCGGTCGATACGAGAGCCCGGTCGGCAGCCTTCACGAGCCGTTGGATGCCCTAGCTCCTAGCTAACGGATCGCAGAAGCCCTCGCCGTCCTCTCCGCACGCTTTCTCCTTAATCGTGTGAAATCATCCAGATGATTGTAATTATTTACCTTTATTTTTGGCTGCCTGTGCTGCCTTTATATATAGACAAAGGCTACATATGTTTCGGACGTGGCTGTTCATAAGCTCGGATGAACGGTAAAATCAAAATAGATTTTAAAAAATACAAAAAGGTCTAAAAAAAATTTGTGCAAAAGATTGACATCTGCTTTCGTAACTTGCAAAGTTTTCTCACCGGATAACATCATGGAAAACGTGGTTAAAAAACAAAATCGACGCTCTAAAATGTTATTTTCAACAACATTTTGGAGCATCAATTTTTTTTTGCCACATCTTCCACAAATGTCATTTCCTGACGTAACTTCACAAGCTATGAAAACATTTCTCAATGTTCGgtataaaaaacagaatttttaaaaattgttttcaATTTTTTACTGTTCACTTGAGCTCACATGACCTTAGGATAAGAACAACACTTTCGCATATGTTTCTTCCTTTTCTAATTATGAATACAACTATAATCTGACATGTACACATATATTTGACACATATTTCAACAAGTAAAATATCAACACAAAGAAGGAATTGGGCGTGCCGTGGGAAAGTACTCAAGTGCGTCTGATTTTGCTTTTCATTTTAGAACAAACTAATCTTTCACAAAGAGCTCCTTTGATCTCGTGTTGAGCAAACAAAAATTGAGTGTATGTTGAGcaatatatagatttttttttttttgcgaactGAGCAATATATAGTTCCTGCGTGCTCCCAGCGAGGGGAATGTTGCGCTCGCCTACACACCAACTCACAGCTTATGGGGTGGGCCCAAGAACGTTGTTCTTTGAGAACAACATCAGTATTCCTCCGAATTATTCTTAGGAAACGACATCAGTATTCCAGCGGTAGCTTCATTCTATTTTCTTGTTTTGCGTTTCTTTATTTTCATTTCTATTTTCAAAATATTATAAATACATATATTCCCAAAAAAAACAACTTACCGTTTGAAAAACGTTCAACACATATTTAATAATAATTCGGTGCAGAGACAAAACTGATACaacttttaaaaaatgtttgtacCGTCCAATATAATGGTGAAGCATTTCAAAACTTATGTTTGCGACATTTTTATAAAGTGTGtaaaaaataaaaatttattTGCCCAGTTCTTAAAAAACGTTTCGTACTATTAAAAAAAATGTCTGTGACATTTTAAAAAACATTCACGTGTTTCAAAATAAGTCCATGCCTTTTTCAAAACAAAAAGTAATACTACTATGTAAAACGATGTTCACATAACTCAAAAATATTTTTTACCATTCAAAATAATGATCAACGTGTATATTAAAATCTGTGACATTTATTGAAAAATCTTCAATACAATTTCATAAAAATGTTCTTGTAATAAAAAACAATTTTTAATATTCAAAGAATGCTCTCAGTATATTTTAAAATTGTTTATCATATCTTTGATTAAAAATGCAGAAACATGATTTCAAAAATTATTTATCATATATTTAAAAATATTGTATAAAAACAATGTTTCACATGTATATGAAAAGTATACAACTTGTATTTAAAAAGGAAAATTAAATTAAAATGAAAATGGAAAAATCGGGAAATCCATAGAAAACACACAAAACATAAATATAAAAAGACCACATGGGAGATTCAGTTTAATGGCTCGGCCCACTAAGATATGAGTACCACCAGCGCAAGAGGCGTGGCGAGGCTACATCTCGCAGCAAGCGAGATATAACTCTGGCATATTCCGAGGAATATGAAAGGAATCATACACGAGGAGCGCTGGGTCGGGCCCATGACTCAGTTTctgctgtttttttttcttttcttctttcatTTTTTTGTTGTCCATTTGTTTTATGTTTTTTGTTTTATACATGCATTTTTTTAAGAGAATGTGGTGAATATTATAAAAAAGTGATGAATATTGTTAAATACGCAGAGAACATTTTAAGAATACACGATGAAATTTACATACACAAACATGAATACTTTTTTCATTTTCCATAATATATTTTCCCCCTTTTAAAATTGGATAACATTTTTTATTTGCCACCACCTCTCTGGACTCCGCTCCTTGACTGCCGCCTATTATCTCAATGTGCCACCACATTTGATGATCATCTTAGTCAAATGATTGAAGTTTCATAACAAAACATATTACAAAATGGGTCAACATAGAATGAACGCTTTAGATAGAAGTTGTGAATGTTTTGTGTGCATTACTTGATGCTGAGGCGAGGGGTTTAACCTCCTTTCCGAGAGAGAAACGACAACAGTTGTGAGCTTAACACCATCACGAAACCAATGAAGACGATTTTTCCAATGCGAAACATTAATAGGCAGATGCAAATTAAAGTGACCAATGTGGCATTACAGAAAGAGGTGTCGTGTGGTCTCCCAATGACTACAAACTCGGCAAAATACTAACTACATAATCTACACAATACAATGCATATGGCCATATCCTAAAGGTAAGACCGGTTACGGGAATATTATACTCATGGAGAAGTATCTTGAAAGGAGTAAAGCTACTAAATGAAAGAATAATATGGCACGTAAGAGATGGCCGAAATGTTAACATCTGGCAAGACCCTTGGTTACCAAGGAGCTATACTCCAAGGCCAATTACTCAAAGAGGGTAAAATATAATTCAGAAAGCCTAAAAGTCGATAGACCCAGTAACAGGAGGGTGGGATGAAGCCATGGTCAATCAAACATTTTGTCTGGAGGATGCCAATATAATTCTGCAGATTGCTAGCTATAAGAAGGACTTAGAAGACCGGATAGCATGACACTATGATAAAAAAGGGGATCTTTTTTGGTTAAGTCAGCTTACAAAGTCGTCGTTGATTGGGAGGCCAAGAAAAATAATAGAGGTATTCAATCAACTGCGGGTAGCTCACAGGGTACATCTACGTATGATTGGAAGAAGTTTTGGAAACTGGCCCTCCCAGACAAAGTGCTTCACTTCATTTGGAGACTAGCAAATAATAGTTTGCCTTTACGCCACAAACTAACTAGAAGATATCAACCCAGAATGCCCTATTTATAACAGTTAGTATGACGATGGAGGGCATTATTTTTTCAAATGTAAGCAAGCTAAGAAGGGTCAAAGAGTTGTACAATTGGAAGACATGAGGGCACTGCTTGTAGAGTGCATCAACCCACGAGATGCTCTCATGGAAATTTTTAAGCACAAAGAGGAGGAGATCTCCAAGATATGCACACTCCATGGTTGTTGTGCACTTGTGAAATGAGAGAAACATAGCATATGATGGAGAATGCCCAAGAAATTGCACAGATATCGTGTCATCAATTGAGCATCATACGATGGAATTTCTGGAGTATATCAAGAAGGGGGGAAGAATAGGAGTGTggtgctacttgtgagctgtgtttggattttctcaaagagAAGAGGATGATGCGGTACAGTAGagctaagtatttccctcagttaagaaccaaggttaccAATCTAGTAGTagaaccacgcaacacctcaTTAGCAGTGCTtgcacacaaaataacaaatacttacacccaacgcgaacaaggggttgtcaatccctcgacGGTTATTTGCAAATATTAAATTTTatagtgatagatagatagataaaacacaaaataaaataaagtaaagtaaattgcagcaaggtatttttggattttaatatatgataaaagtagacccgggagccatagttttcactagaggcttctctctcgaaaatagcatacggtgggcaaacaaattactgttgggcaattgatagaaaagcgaataatcatgacgatatccaaggcaatgatcatgtatataggcaccacgttcgagacaagtagaccgactcctgcctacatctactactatccagcatgcatctagagtattaagttcataaagaaacggagtaacaccttaagcaagatgacatgatgtagacaaaggaAACTCACGCGTGAATGAAtcacatctttttatccttaatggcaacgatataaatacgtgtcatgtccctttctgtcactggaattgagcaccgcaagattgaacccatcacaaatcacctctcccattacaagaaaaatcaatctagtcgcataaaagagttcagagaagatgCTCTTGTTAATATTGGCATCCTGGAAGCCTCTTCTGCTCAGTTGTTTTAGGATCTTGAGTGTAGCCGGGCATCAACATTTGCAAGGTGTTCTTTCCCTGATTTCTTTAGCTTGTTATGTGTGTTGCATTGTAAGTTGCTCTATCATGTCCATGTATCGTTCGGTCGACTGTTTTATGGTTGCCCTATGTAAGACTGGCCGGTTGATGACTTTATTAATTCAAAACCATGCTTTTCTTTAAGTCTTTCATCTAAAATCGTCACCATTTTCCACCATCCTAGCGGCTAGCCACATGCACTGGTCTAGAAATTCCAGGACGCCGCCGCACAACCATACCTTTTGCGATAAGACAGAAAAAGAAAGAGCAGCCGATCGTATCAAAGATCAGACAAAATAAGGATTAGTTTCTAGCTGATCATCGGTCGAGCACTTCGGATCAATACATTTCTCGAGAAAAAAACAGACCCTGAATTGAAGTGAGCATGCAGCATTTGGTCCGTCGTCGGCGCCCGTTGATCCGGCGACGGCGACCGAGTCCGCGGACACTCCTCTGTACAGCCAACCTCCGGTAGCGCCGGCAGGCCGTCGCCGGCCTACGACACCGAGTACCGCCGGTTCCTCGACGACGAGCCGGACGACTTGTTGGACCCCAGCGGCTTGGCAGACGACCGCGGGCTCTGCGAGCTCCCGGACGTGTCGGAGCTCTTGCTCACCACCTCGCCGGGCCCCGGCGGCTTCCCGACCACCCACAGCCGGTCGAAGATCCTCCGCGACCGCGACGACAGCGACATCCTGCTGCTCTGGTTCGCGATGCTGGCGCTCCTCGCCAGGCGCCGGCCGTCGCTGACGGCGTCCTCGGCGCGGCGGCGGTCCTCGCCGACCAGCTTCAGGCTCATGCTCCCGATCTGCTTCCTCAGGGCCGCCGACGGGGTCGGCGGCTCCGGCAGCGCCAGCGCCAGCGCGCGGTTCTTCCAGCagtcgccgtcgtcgtcgtccagTTCCAGGTGCGCGTTGCCGTCGCCGGCGGCTGCCAGCAGGAGCGACGCGCTCgcgctccccgccgccgcgcgcatCTGCTCGAAGAAGAGCACCTGCACCACCACGCGCAGCGGGAGCCGGTCGTTCTGCGCCGCGTGGATGCTCGCCTCCTTGGACAGCTTCTTCACGTCCATCAGGCTCGAGATCCTCCTCTTCTCCACCTTCGACAGATTTGGGTGCATCTGACAGCAGTTTTCATGTCAAGATCATCAAAAAATACAGTGCGATTCTTGGCAAACAAACATGCATGAGATGAGATGTAATGTACCTTGAGGAAGACATCAATGGCGGTGTACAGGGCGTCGTGCGATGGCCTGGCTGACTCGGGCATGGAGGTCGCCAGCCCGACGAAGCTCGACACCGGCAGGTTCGGGTCGGCGGCGACCTCGGCCAGGTACCCGTCGACGAGCTTGCACAGCGCCAGCAAGGAAGGGTCGTCTGTCTCCCCGTTCGTCTCAAACACATCCTCCCCGTCAATGTCGTCGAGTCCGGCGCGCCGAATGTACCGGCCGACGAGCGCCTCGACAAGCTCGACGTCGTAGGTGGTCTGCGCCGGGGGCTTCGCGGGTATCAGGAGATCGCTCACCGATGCATCGTGCAGCTGCAGGACGATCCTGTCCATGAGCTCCTCCCTCAGCAGCTCCCCTGCTCCGACCAGGACGGCGAGCTTCAGCAGGTTCAGGAGGAACTGGCAGGAGCAGCCGCACGGCGACGACCCATCGCCGTCCGACGGCAGCAGCCAGACGATGGTCTCGAGCACTTCCAAGGCGCAggcatcgtcgtcgtcgtccgcaGGCTCGCCACGGCGGCAGCTCTCCGGGAGCCACCTCGCGGCGTAGGCCCTGAGAGCTTCCCCGACGACATCAGAGGGCATCCTATCCCCCCTGGACTTGATCGCCACCATGACGCGCTTGTAGAGCTCCACGTCCAGCTCGCACAGGTCCTCCACCCACCAGTCCCTGGGCACTGCCGGCGATGACGACGACGAGCACCGGCGGGCCTCAACGATCTCATCAGACGACGCCGCCTTGCGGTTGTATGTGTACGACCACACCACGCTGCCCGGGCTCGCCGTGGCCTTGGCGGCGATGGAGTCGACGCAGCGCGCGACGAGCCTGAGGTCCTCGGACCACGGCAGCAGCGCGACGGTGCTCTGCAGCGCGATGATGGAGTCCTTCCAGCTCCGGAAGACGCCGGAGTTGAGGAACACCTCGATCTTGAACACGAGGCTGCCCTTGTCCACGTCCTCCGTCATGCCCAGGTGCTCCGCCGCGCACCGCGCGGCGACCACGTTGTACGGGTTGAGCGTGACGACCATGCCGTAGCAGAACTTGGCGCAGATCTCGAAGGCCCTCGCGCCGCCGGGCAGGCCGCCGACGCGCACCTCGTCGGCGCCGCCCTGGCTCGCCTCCACGATCAGCCTCTGCAGCAGGCTGCTCTTGGACAGCAGAGGGAACTGCAACCACATTGCACGCACACATCAAAATTACAGCTGCCATTGAAACCAGCGGAATTACAGCAGTCATTAACCGATGGTTAAAGAACAAATTTGGTAGCCATGATTGGTTGAACAGTGGGGAATTGCTGATCTGCTGTAGCATTCTGTGTCTGCTTCGAGCGGACGCAGCAAATGGGCATATTCAATTGCGAGGCGCTACGTGCAAGCGTGTGCAGCCACCAGCCATGTCCGCATATACAAACTCGTGGAAATGGGAAGCCGATCTAGAGGAACTCATGGAAAGATTCTGAGCGGCGGGCGGCGTGGATCCAAATTACAAGTGGCAGAGCTTGACCGAAAGATGCTGAAACGCAGCGGCATCTTGCGGTGTGCTCGTAGCTGTACGTTGGCGGATGCATTGTCTGTTCTAACTTCTAACTGGAGCCCAAGACCATCATCTGACCATGGCTTCAGATATAGCAGGAATAATTTCAATGGGTAAAACGCAGATGAATTGATTAAGTTACCTTGTGTAGGTAGAACCTTGCGTCGTCGACATGGACGACGATGTCAGACGGCAGGTCGGACAGCACGTATCTGCGCGAGGATGATCTGTTCAGAGTTACTACATAATCGTTGAGCAAGACATGGAAGAAGCTGAGAATGTAGCAGATCATGAACATGAATAAAATGTTGAGGAATATCAAGAAATATTAAGATACTTTTGACACGCCGTGCAGGCTTTCAGGTTAATCTATTCTGTCAGTGAAACATAGACAGCATTTTCCCAAAAATTGATTGATTTACCAAACATTCTCCAAAAAACTAGTGGTAGTATTAATCAAATACCAGTGAGAGAACATTCTTGTTGAGGTGCAGACGTACAGATACGCTCCAACGGGAACTAAAAATAATGGAAAGAGGTGTGAAGTCCAAGATCCGGTGGGCGTGGCCATGTGGGGAAGAAGAGAAAACAAGCAGCATTTTGATCGGCATCGCAACTTTACAGGTAAAATACTCCTGCGGCGAACAGAAAAGAATCCTATGATCCATATCGCAACTGCTACGACCATGGCTTGTTTGAACAGCCAAAAGGCGGGGATGCGCCAGCTTTTTCGCCTCACCGGTCAAATGCCTCAGGCACGTAAGCTCACGAGCGCTCGAGCAGTAGCAGGGGTAGCATAGCAGCAGCCCCACAGCTCAAAGTCAGTTCATCAGGGGTAGAAAATACTCGTGTAACGCAAACACAAGAAAATCTTTTTTTTAGGGGGCAGAAAGACCAAGAATGCATACTCGAGAAAAGATTTGTAGTACTTGTGAAGAAAAGGATAGTTTCTTGTGTAAAACACTGCATTGTTGTTTTGTACTTGTTTCAGAGAGAGAACTAATTTGACAGATGGACATGGATCGAAAGACCAACCAAGAACAAATCTAGCCTAGTGCTGGAAACCAAGAACACTGGAACAACGAACCAATGCATCAAACGGTACATTCTGCTCGATCACACAGCACAGCAGGTAAGAAGACGCAGGACTGCAGGGGATGCAAGCTTGGAAATGGCCAAAGAGATGAGGGGCTCACCtggagtcgccgccgccgtcggcctGGAAGGCGTCCGGCTTGGAGCCGAGCTTCATGAACTTCATGGCGACGAGACGACGAACTGACGAACTGCTCTCTGCCTCTCTCAATCTCTCTCTTTCTCCTCGGCGACAGCTTCTCTGCGGCTCAGCGTGCGCCTCTTGCTTTCATCTCACGCCTCCCTGCCTGCTGCCTCCTcactccctcctcctccggcgccggttCCTGACCTGTTTTATTTACTCCGGGAGCAGAGGCCGTAGTCCCGAGAAACGCACACACACGGGCGTgggcagagagggagaaggagagagaTGGTCTGGCTGGTTTGGTGAGGGGAGGGGTGGTGGAATTAAACTCGGCGCCTTTACTGCGGGGTGCATGCCGCGTTCGGCTACCTAGCGCTAGCGGTCTATAGCCACCGCGCCGCACGCCTGGTCTTTTCTTTTCCTATTTTTTTCTCCTTCAGATTGCGCGTGCTATACGGCGGCTCCTCCTTCTTCTGAGTTTCTGCGTGCGTAGCGTACGGGACCGAGATTTGGAGCTGGGCCAACCAAAGATCTGCCTTCCCAAAAGTTGGATGATTAGGGACACGGGTTGACTCGCCATGATCAAATGTTCTTTGGTTTCTCCCCGTCGGTTCACTCACCATCTCCACCCTTGAGGGCCAACCCCCTCCCCCACAAGCAAGCAAGCAAGTTGGACGCAAAACCTAGCCACCGCCGAACATCAACCCCTCCTCCCACGCCGCCGGCCCATGGGCTTCTAGGTGCCGGCGACTGTCCGCTGCCATGCGTACGGCGCGGCGGTCGGGTCTGATGGCGGGCAACCGCAACTCCGGTGACGTCCATGGTTCACCCGCGTTAGTTGCCCTGATTCGGATCTGAATGGCTAAGTGGTGGTGATCCAGACCCGGTCGATCAGGTGGCGGTGTCTGCATACTATTCTGCAGCAATCTCCTGCGCCTCCACGGGGCCGGTGTTCACCGAAAGGTCTTCGTGAGGGTACATCTCTCGAGATTCGATATGCGAATTTCGGCGGTGAGATGAAAACTACGGATCAAGCCTTGACCTAGAGGGATGGTTGTGCAGCGGTGGTGATCACTCATCCCATCTAGCTGTTGCGGTCGTGAAAAAGGGATGGCGACAACACATAAGTGACTTCGAT
This sequence is a window from Aegilops tauschii subsp. strangulata cultivar AL8/78 chromosome 7, Aet v6.0, whole genome shotgun sequence. Protein-coding genes within it:
- the LOC109768403 gene encoding phototropic-responsive NPH3 family protein NPY1 isoform X1, with the protein product MKFMKLGSKPDAFQADGGGDSRSSSRRYVLSDLPSDIVVHVDDARFYLHKFPLLSKSSLLQRLIVEASQGGADEVRVGGLPGGARAFEICAKFCYGMVVTLNPYNVVAARCAAEHLGMTEDVDKGSLVFKIEVFLNSGVFRSWKDSIIALQSTVALLPWSEDLRLVARCVDSIAAKATASPGSVVWSYTYNRKAASSDEIVEARRCSSSSSPAVPRDWWVEDLCELDVELYKRVMVAIKSRGDRMPSDVVGEALRAYAARWLPESCRRGEPADDDDDACALEVLETIVWLLPSDGDGSSPCGCSCQFLLNLLKLAVLVGAGELLREELMDRIVLQLHDASVSDLLIPAKPPAQTTYDVELVEALVGRYIRRAGLDDIDGEDVFETNGETDDPSLLALCKLVDGYLAEVAADPNLPVSSFVGLATSMPESARPSHDALYTAIDVFLKMHPNLSKVEKRRISSLMDVKKLSKEASIHAAQNDRLPLRVVVQVLFFEQMRAAAGSASASLLLAAAGDGNAHLELDDDDGDCWKNRALALALPEPPTPSAALRKQIGSMSLKLVGEDRRRAEDAVSDGRRLARSASIANQSSRMSLSSRSRRIFDRLWVVGKPPGPGEVVSKSSDTSGSSQSPRSSAKPLGSNKSSGSSSRNRRYSVS
- the LOC109768403 gene encoding phototropic-responsive NPH3 family protein NPY1 isoform X2, producing MKFMKLGSKPDAFQADGGGDSRYVLSDLPSDIVVHVDDARFYLHKFPLLSKSSLLQRLIVEASQGGADEVRVGGLPGGARAFEICAKFCYGMVVTLNPYNVVAARCAAEHLGMTEDVDKGSLVFKIEVFLNSGVFRSWKDSIIALQSTVALLPWSEDLRLVARCVDSIAAKATASPGSVVWSYTYNRKAASSDEIVEARRCSSSSSPAVPRDWWVEDLCELDVELYKRVMVAIKSRGDRMPSDVVGEALRAYAARWLPESCRRGEPADDDDDACALEVLETIVWLLPSDGDGSSPCGCSCQFLLNLLKLAVLVGAGELLREELMDRIVLQLHDASVSDLLIPAKPPAQTTYDVELVEALVGRYIRRAGLDDIDGEDVFETNGETDDPSLLALCKLVDGYLAEVAADPNLPVSSFVGLATSMPESARPSHDALYTAIDVFLKMHPNLSKVEKRRISSLMDVKKLSKEASIHAAQNDRLPLRVVVQVLFFEQMRAAAGSASASLLLAAAGDGNAHLELDDDDGDCWKNRALALALPEPPTPSAALRKQIGSMSLKLVGEDRRRAEDAVSDGRRLARSASIANQSSRMSLSSRSRRIFDRLWVVGKPPGPGEVVSKSSDTSGSSQSPRSSAKPLGSNKSSGSSSRNRRYSVS